From one Mycolicibacterium sp. HK-90 genomic stretch:
- a CDS encoding (deoxy)nucleoside triphosphate pyrophosphohydrolase, translating to MEEQIVVAGALFSADRLLVAQRQRPPELAGLWELPGGKVAADEGDADALVRELREELGVEVTVGARLGADVALNSGMILRAYRVTLTAGSPQPHDHRALRWVNVDELDDLPWVPADRAWLTDLAEALRDGAPLD from the coding sequence ATGGAAGAACAGATCGTCGTGGCCGGTGCCCTGTTCTCGGCGGATCGGCTGTTGGTGGCCCAGCGGCAGCGGCCGCCGGAGCTGGCCGGGCTGTGGGAGCTGCCCGGCGGCAAGGTGGCCGCCGACGAAGGCGACGCCGACGCGCTCGTGCGGGAACTGCGCGAGGAACTGGGCGTCGAGGTGACTGTGGGCGCCCGACTCGGGGCGGATGTCGCACTGAACTCGGGCATGATCCTGCGCGCCTATCGCGTCACGCTGACGGCGGGCAGCCCGCAACCACACGACCACCGGGCGCTGCGGTGGGTGAACGTCGACGAGCTCGATGACCTGCCATGGGTACCGGCAGATCGGGCCTGGCTCACCGACCTGGCCGAGGCGCTGCGTGACGGTGCTCCGCTGGACTAG
- a CDS encoding 4a-hydroxytetrahydrobiopterin dehydratase gives MAVLSNDQVDAALPDLPGWERAAGALRRSTKFPTFLDGIDAVRRVAEFAEEKDHHPDIDIRWRTVTFALVTHSAGGITEKDIQMAKEINRILSDQPG, from the coding sequence ATGGCCGTGTTATCGAACGATCAGGTCGACGCCGCACTGCCCGATCTGCCGGGCTGGGAGCGCGCGGCGGGCGCCCTGCGCAGATCCACCAAGTTCCCGACGTTCCTCGACGGCATCGACGCGGTGCGCCGCGTAGCCGAGTTCGCCGAGGAGAAAGACCACCATCCGGATATCGACATCCGCTGGCGCACAGTCACATTCGCCTTGGTGACGCATTCCGCCGGCGGGATCACCGAGAAGGACATCCAGATGGCGAAGGAGATCAACCGGATTCTGTCCGACCAGCCCGGCTAG